One window of the Shewanella khirikhana genome contains the following:
- the nrfF gene encoding heme lyase NrfEFG subunit NrfF has protein sequence MKQLNALLAMVLLCFSSLVLATPVDTYEFKSADNQKRALSLAHELRCPQCQNQNLIDSNSPVARDLRLEVYKMVDEGKSDDQIIEFMTTRYGDFVLYKPRMEGRTYILWLGPVILLLIGLTAGILFIRKQRNQPVEAADLTPEQQAELDALLKGDKPDVEADDKGKKS, from the coding sequence ATGAAACAGTTGAACGCATTACTGGCCATGGTGCTGCTGTGCTTCAGCTCATTGGTTCTGGCCACGCCGGTAGACACTTATGAGTTCAAGTCGGCAGATAACCAGAAGCGTGCGCTGTCACTGGCCCATGAGCTGCGCTGTCCTCAGTGTCAGAATCAGAACCTGATTGACTCCAACTCGCCGGTTGCCCGCGACCTGCGTTTGGAAGTGTACAAGATGGTGGATGAGGGTAAGTCGGACGATCAGATCATTGAGTTCATGACCACCCGCTACGGTGACTTCGTGCTGTATAAGCCAAGAATGGAAGGTCGTACCTACATTCTGTGGTTGGGGCCAGTCATCCTGCTGCTGATCGGTTTGACCGCCGGTATCCTGTTTATTCGTAAACAGCGTAATCAGCCGGTGGAAGCGGCCGACCTGACGCCAGAGCAGCAAGCAGAACTCGATGCCTTGCTCAAAGGCGACAAGCCTGATGTCGAAGCAGACGACAAGGGTAAGAAATCATGA
- a CDS encoding TlpA disulfide reductase family protein codes for MKRIVCALMLAAPGAAIAYPGMQQQAAQPASSVDLIRQLPHPFPIEAVPFEDASGKAVDFSQYQGKVVMVNMWATWCPPCVREIPALERLKAKLDPKTFAFLPISIDAGGKAEVDAFLKAQGMEDFGSFFDAPQNLRQVFPLDTIPATFILNREGQLVAFVRSYVDWDDPKAEALLKGIIEAPAAAPAVNAAK; via the coding sequence ATGAAGCGCATTGTCTGCGCACTGATGTTGGCGGCCCCCGGGGCCGCCATCGCTTATCCGGGGATGCAACAGCAAGCAGCGCAACCGGCATCCAGCGTCGATCTTATCCGCCAGTTACCCCACCCGTTTCCGATCGAAGCAGTTCCCTTTGAAGACGCAAGTGGCAAAGCCGTCGACTTCAGTCAGTATCAGGGCAAGGTCGTGATGGTTAACATGTGGGCCACCTGGTGTCCGCCCTGTGTCAGGGAGATCCCGGCACTGGAGCGTCTTAAAGCCAAGTTGGACCCAAAGACATTCGCCTTCCTGCCAATCTCTATTGATGCTGGTGGCAAGGCTGAAGTCGATGCCTTCTTAAAGGCACAGGGGATGGAAGACTTTGGTTCTTTCTTCGATGCGCCGCAAAACTTAAGGCAGGTGTTCCCCCTCGATACCATTCCAGCCACCTTTATCCTTAACAGAGAAGGGCAGCTGGTGGCCTTTGTCAGAAGCTACGTTGACTGGGACGACCCCAAAGCCGAAGCATTGTTAAAAGGCATTATCGAGGCGCCAGCCGCCGCACCTGCGGTCAACGCCGCTAAATAA
- a CDS encoding DsbE family thiol:disulfide interchange protein, with product MKKLVLFIPLVLFLGMGVFLYKGLFLNPQKLDSALEGKPVPAFQLEKLETPGEMLTQENLKGQVALLNVWATWCPSCKYEHPFLMSLARQKLVPIYGINYRDERAEAIRELRREGDPYALNIFDKDGRLGLDLGVYGAPETFLVDHKGIIRFRYAGPVDQRVWTETLYPMVKQLQQEAATEAAANSPAATGAAS from the coding sequence ATGAAGAAGCTGGTCTTATTCATTCCATTGGTATTGTTTCTGGGGATGGGCGTGTTCCTCTACAAGGGCCTGTTCCTCAATCCTCAGAAACTGGATTCAGCACTGGAGGGCAAGCCTGTGCCTGCCTTCCAACTGGAAAAACTGGAAACCCCGGGTGAAATGCTCACCCAGGAAAACCTTAAAGGTCAGGTGGCACTGCTGAACGTATGGGCGACCTGGTGCCCATCCTGTAAGTATGAGCATCCGTTCCTGATGTCGTTGGCACGCCAGAAGCTGGTGCCAATCTACGGCATCAACTATCGCGACGAGCGCGCCGAAGCTATTCGTGAGCTGCGCCGCGAAGGCGACCCTTATGCGCTGAACATCTTTGATAAAGATGGCCGTCTGGGTCTGGACCTTGGGGTATACGGTGCGCCTGAAACCTTCCTGGTAGACCATAAAGGGATTATTCGTTTCCGCTACGCAGGTCCTGTGGATCAGCGCGTATGGACTGAAACCCTGTATCCGATGGTGAAGCAGCTGCAACAGGAGGCCGCCACAGAGGCGGCAGCCAACAGCCCTGCCGCAACAGGAGCCGCATCATGA